A genome region from Alicyclobacillus acidocaldarius subsp. acidocaldarius DSM 446 includes the following:
- a CDS encoding methyl-accepting chemotaxis protein, translated as MSTYDDIPARADTRLHKLGQRFVDLLPTLNIRQKFLVNTGLVTLLLVALGVVNGILVSQLHQSVRKLEQADTVLNLIRQFDDDIVTADNDAALYLLTPNGDNAQFNLQDYQNDLARVQQDLSVLQREPVNATDKAILDLFQSEWQQILDQNETAFRLASTSLSDAQAMFTNNTLQPLIQSLSEFTQDEQAVKNAAAANVNRLLVQTFVWSTAVALVAIAIGLAGSATLAITISGPIIRLRQMALKVSQGDLRVRPVEVRTRDEIEDLARVWNDLVGNLRALIGAIAGASEHVATSAEELSASSDELMRATAEIARSIEQVAAGAEEQMKQIEDTSAAVSQVQGEIGKVSRLAEDLHETAERTDGEAEAGTQVMDAMARQMEAIRQRAADAAEVMRRTAEASESVRQIVAAIMHIADETNLLALNAAIEAARAGDHGRGFAVVADEVRSLSKASADAAREIHGIVDRVVRSMNEVAQSIQAVTAEVDAGAAVADETKRTFARIRTSMAEVASRVEEVADATKTIVAQADHMSSDMAVVVELAQQAARESESVVAASQQQASSMQEIASTAASLSARAQDLQSLIGRFQI; from the coding sequence ATGTCCACCTATGACGACATCCCAGCGCGCGCAGACACGCGCCTTCACAAGCTCGGTCAGCGGTTCGTGGATCTGTTGCCGACGCTGAACATTCGTCAAAAGTTCCTCGTCAATACCGGCCTCGTGACCCTCCTTCTCGTCGCCCTCGGCGTCGTGAACGGCATCCTGGTCAGCCAACTGCACCAGTCGGTTCGAAAGCTCGAGCAGGCGGACACGGTGCTGAACCTCATTCGGCAGTTTGATGACGACATCGTGACCGCGGACAACGACGCGGCGCTTTATCTGCTCACGCCGAACGGCGACAACGCGCAGTTCAACCTTCAGGACTACCAGAACGATCTCGCGCGCGTGCAACAGGATCTGAGCGTCTTGCAGCGCGAACCCGTCAATGCCACCGACAAGGCCATCCTCGACCTGTTCCAGTCGGAGTGGCAGCAGATCTTGGATCAAAATGAGACCGCTTTCCGCCTAGCGTCGACGAGCCTGTCCGACGCGCAGGCGATGTTCACCAACAACACGCTGCAGCCCTTGATCCAGAGCCTGTCGGAGTTCACACAGGACGAGCAGGCGGTCAAAAACGCGGCCGCCGCGAACGTCAATCGCCTGCTCGTGCAGACCTTCGTCTGGAGCACGGCCGTGGCACTGGTCGCCATCGCGATAGGCCTCGCCGGGAGCGCGACGCTGGCCATCACGATATCGGGGCCCATCATTCGGCTCCGCCAGATGGCGCTCAAGGTGTCGCAGGGCGACCTGCGCGTTCGGCCCGTCGAAGTGCGCACGCGCGACGAGATCGAAGATCTCGCGCGCGTCTGGAACGACCTCGTCGGCAACCTGAGGGCGCTCATCGGCGCCATCGCGGGGGCTTCCGAACACGTGGCGACGAGCGCCGAAGAGCTGTCGGCGAGTTCGGACGAACTGATGCGCGCGACGGCGGAGATCGCGCGGTCCATTGAGCAAGTGGCGGCCGGCGCCGAGGAGCAGATGAAGCAGATCGAGGACACGTCCGCCGCGGTCTCGCAGGTGCAGGGCGAGATCGGCAAGGTGTCGCGCCTCGCGGAAGATTTGCACGAGACCGCCGAGCGCACCGATGGCGAAGCGGAGGCGGGAACGCAGGTCATGGACGCGATGGCGCGTCAGATGGAGGCCATCCGGCAGCGCGCCGCCGATGCCGCGGAGGTCATGCGCAGGACGGCGGAGGCTTCGGAAAGCGTTCGGCAGATTGTCGCGGCCATCATGCACATCGCCGACGAGACCAATCTCTTGGCGCTGAACGCGGCCATCGAGGCCGCGCGCGCGGGCGATCACGGCCGGGGGTTCGCCGTCGTCGCGGACGAGGTCAGGAGCCTGTCCAAGGCGTCCGCGGATGCGGCGCGCGAAATTCACGGCATTGTCGATCGCGTCGTTCGCTCCATGAACGAGGTGGCCCAATCCATTCAGGCGGTCACCGCGGAAGTGGACGCCGGCGCGGCGGTTGCCGACGAGACCAAGCGGACGTTCGCGCGGATCAGGACCTCCATGGCGGAGGTGGCGTCGCGCGTCGAAGAGGTCGCGGACGCCACCAAAACCATCGTCGCCCAGGCGGATCACATGTCGAGCGACATGGCCGTGGTGGTGGAACTGGCGCAACAGGCGGCCCGCGAGTCGGAGAGCGTGGTGGCGGCTTCTCAGCAACAGGCGAGCTCGATGCAAGAAATTGCGTCCACCGCCGCATCGCTCAGCGCGCGAGCGCAGGACCTGCAGTCGCTCATCGGCCGTTTTCAGATCTAG
- a CDS encoding HPr family phosphocarrier protein produces the protein MVEKVLTVNLPQGLAARPAAEFVKRASSFSSQIRIGKNGHFVDAKSVLGVMSMAIARGESVTLQAEGSDAERAVETLAELLSRDTFE, from the coding sequence ATGGTGGAGAAGGTCCTGACCGTCAATCTTCCTCAGGGGCTCGCGGCGCGGCCAGCGGCGGAGTTTGTCAAGCGGGCGTCATCGTTTTCCAGTCAGATTCGGATTGGGAAAAACGGTCATTTCGTCGATGCGAAGAGCGTCCTCGGCGTGATGTCCATGGCCATTGCGCGCGGGGAATCGGTCACCCTGCAGGCCGAGGGGAGCGACGCAGAGCGGGCGGTAGAGACACTCGCGGAATTGCTGTCGCGCGATACGTTCGAGTGA
- a CDS encoding ABC transporter ATP-binding protein, with translation MARVLLEHIYKTYPGQTEPTVKDFNLDIQDKEFTVFVGPSGCGKTTTLRMIAGLEDITEGNLYIGDRRVNDVPPKDRDIAMVFQNYALYPHMTVYQNMAFGLKLRKVPKAEIDRRVQEAAKILDIAHLLDRKPKALSGGQRQRVALGRAIVREPQVFLMDEPLSNLDAKLRVQMRAEIRKLHQRLQTTVIYVTHDQTEAMTMGDRIVVMRDGVIQQADTPQVVYSQPKNMFVAGFIGSPAMNFIRGEIVQDGDAFYFRAPSISLRLPEGRYGVLKASGAIGKPVVLGVRPEDLHDEEVFMTTYPDSVLQMQVEVVEHMGSEVYLHTSIGPNTIVARVNPRHVYHVGSSVKLAIDLNKIHIFDAETEESIGFAAGPAGERQEALV, from the coding sequence GTGGCTCGCGTGTTGCTCGAGCACATTTACAAGACCTACCCCGGCCAGACGGAGCCGACGGTGAAGGACTTCAACCTCGACATTCAGGACAAGGAATTCACCGTGTTCGTCGGCCCCTCCGGCTGCGGCAAGACGACGACGCTTCGCATGATCGCTGGACTCGAGGACATCACGGAGGGCAACCTGTATATCGGCGATCGCCGCGTGAACGACGTGCCGCCGAAGGATCGGGACATTGCGATGGTGTTCCAAAACTACGCGCTCTATCCCCATATGACGGTGTATCAGAACATGGCGTTCGGCCTGAAGCTGCGCAAGGTGCCGAAGGCCGAGATCGACCGGCGGGTGCAGGAGGCGGCGAAGATCCTCGACATCGCGCACCTGCTCGACCGGAAGCCGAAGGCGCTCTCCGGCGGTCAGCGCCAGCGCGTGGCGTTGGGTCGCGCCATTGTGCGCGAGCCGCAGGTGTTCCTGATGGATGAGCCGCTGTCGAACCTGGACGCGAAGCTGCGCGTGCAGATGCGCGCGGAGATCCGCAAGCTCCATCAGCGCTTGCAAACGACCGTCATTTACGTTACACATGATCAGACGGAAGCCATGACGATGGGCGATCGCATCGTGGTCATGCGCGACGGCGTCATCCAGCAGGCGGATACGCCGCAGGTCGTGTACTCCCAGCCGAAGAACATGTTTGTCGCCGGCTTCATTGGGTCTCCTGCCATGAACTTTATTCGCGGCGAGATCGTGCAGGACGGCGATGCGTTCTACTTCCGCGCGCCTTCCATTTCGCTGCGCCTGCCGGAGGGCCGCTACGGCGTGCTGAAGGCGTCGGGGGCCATTGGGAAGCCGGTCGTGCTCGGCGTGCGGCCGGAAGACCTGCACGATGAGGAAGTGTTCATGACGACGTATCCCGACTCCGTGCTGCAGATGCAGGTGGAAGTCGTGGAACACATGGGCTCGGAGGTCTATCTGCACACGAGTATCGGGCCGAACACGATCGTCGCGCGCGTGAACCCGCGCCACGTCTACCACGTCGGAAGCTCGGTCAAGCTCGCGATTGACTTGAACAAGATCCACATCTTCGACGCGGAGACGGAGGAGTCCATCGGCTTCGCCGCAGGTCCTGCGGGTGAACGTCAAGAAGCTTTGGTGTGA
- a CDS encoding helix-turn-helix domain-containing protein encodes MEFQAELVSRFFGALGKSCAWVPWTPSLPNAPIGEWVEGPEGAFYMRVRDDLGVDGTSLAPGERAFLTWALSSSPGQGDAEPMARLRRCPARDLVAAAAGRACAEPIRQAAASVPLSAYPAHLVAIEWSTRVGGASEHRESADMVKKVTEAYVEVEAWRLSPHIPLAIASVARAALRHAWLSLGHAEMDVRGISALAAQLANALRSEAMIDARVAVSGVIRTPQDAAAGVAMLELARREAVRRNTEAVVFGDDPVRMALLWLDEPSRAAFLRSVSAISEEETKHWPEGWGEIAEAMVRSNLNISEAARSLYMHRNTLLARIEKLREISGLDVRRGTDAFALFAAGALLQGQSALD; translated from the coding sequence ATGGAATTCCAAGCGGAGTTGGTGTCGCGGTTCTTTGGCGCCCTGGGAAAGTCCTGCGCGTGGGTCCCGTGGACACCGTCGCTTCCTAACGCCCCCATCGGTGAATGGGTGGAGGGTCCGGAGGGTGCGTTCTACATGCGCGTCCGGGACGATCTCGGCGTCGACGGAACGTCGCTCGCGCCAGGCGAACGCGCGTTTTTGACATGGGCCTTGTCTTCGTCGCCTGGGCAAGGGGATGCCGAGCCCATGGCGCGTCTGCGCCGGTGCCCCGCGCGCGATCTCGTCGCCGCCGCCGCAGGGCGGGCGTGTGCAGAGCCGATTCGCCAGGCGGCGGCATCCGTGCCCCTCTCCGCGTATCCGGCTCACCTGGTGGCCATCGAGTGGTCGACGCGCGTGGGCGGGGCGTCGGAGCATCGAGAGAGCGCCGACATGGTGAAGAAGGTCACCGAGGCGTACGTCGAGGTCGAGGCTTGGCGACTGTCCCCCCACATTCCTCTGGCCATCGCTTCGGTCGCAAGAGCCGCGCTTCGCCACGCCTGGCTGTCCCTTGGGCACGCGGAGATGGACGTCCGCGGGATTTCGGCGCTGGCGGCGCAGCTCGCGAACGCGTTGCGAAGTGAAGCGATGATCGACGCGCGCGTGGCCGTCTCGGGCGTGATTCGAACGCCGCAGGACGCGGCGGCTGGTGTGGCGATGCTCGAACTTGCGCGGCGAGAGGCGGTCCGGCGAAACACGGAGGCCGTGGTGTTTGGCGACGACCCTGTGCGGATGGCCCTTCTGTGGCTCGATGAGCCCTCGAGAGCTGCCTTTTTGCGATCCGTCTCGGCCATCTCGGAGGAAGAAACCAAGCATTGGCCCGAGGGCTGGGGCGAGATCGCCGAGGCCATGGTGCGTTCCAACCTGAACATCAGCGAGGCGGCGCGATCGCTCTACATGCACCGGAACACGCTGCTCGCGCGAATCGAGAAACTGCGGGAAATCTCGGGCTTGGACGTTCGCCGGGGCACCGACGCGTTTGCCCTCTTCGCCGCGGGGGCGCTTCTTCAGGGTCAATCTGCACTCGATTAG
- a CDS encoding NAD-dependent malic enzyme → MEFQRSGISLIYRLEIANKGNTFAKVASLVGNAGGDIAAVDVIRVTQDVVVRDVTINVANREHGRQIAELLDAEPGIHVVAVSDRTFLVHLGGKLEVVPKIQVKNREDLSRVYTPHVARVCEAIHEDPSKAFQLTIKRNTVAVVSDGTAVLGLGDIGPYAAMPVMEGKAMLFKQFAGVDAFPICLDTKDPDEIVETVKRIAPAFGGINLEDISSPRCFYIEERLKQELDIPVFHDDQHGTAVVMLAGLMNAAKLVGKKLQDLKVVIVGIGAAGVACTKMLLSAGVKNIIGVTLEGILHRGKQYDNEIWNWYKEHTNPDNITGTLDDAIVGADVFIGVSGPGVLTVDHIKKMAPDPIVFAMANPTPEIEPELAAPHVRVLATGRSDYPNQINNLLCFPGMFKGALAARASTINEEMKLAAAQAIASIIRENELREDYIIPSVFNQAVVQRVADAVADAARRTGVARREVMPKDNY, encoded by the coding sequence ATGGAGTTTCAGCGGAGTGGCATCAGTCTGATTTATCGACTGGAGATCGCCAATAAGGGCAACACGTTTGCGAAGGTGGCGAGCCTGGTCGGGAACGCTGGAGGCGATATTGCTGCGGTCGACGTGATCCGCGTGACGCAGGACGTGGTGGTGCGAGACGTGACCATCAACGTGGCGAATCGCGAGCATGGCCGCCAGATCGCCGAGTTGCTCGACGCGGAGCCGGGGATCCACGTGGTGGCGGTGTCCGACCGGACCTTCCTCGTTCACTTGGGCGGCAAGCTCGAAGTTGTGCCGAAGATCCAGGTGAAGAACCGCGAGGATCTTTCGCGCGTGTACACGCCGCACGTGGCGCGCGTGTGCGAGGCGATTCACGAGGACCCGTCCAAGGCGTTCCAACTGACCATCAAGCGCAACACGGTGGCCGTGGTCTCGGACGGCACGGCGGTGTTGGGCCTCGGGGACATCGGCCCGTACGCGGCGATGCCGGTCATGGAAGGCAAGGCCATGCTGTTCAAACAGTTCGCAGGCGTGGACGCGTTCCCCATCTGCCTCGACACGAAGGATCCGGACGAGATCGTCGAGACGGTGAAGCGCATCGCGCCGGCGTTTGGCGGCATCAATCTGGAGGATATCTCGTCTCCGAGATGCTTCTATATCGAGGAGCGGCTGAAGCAGGAGCTCGACATCCCTGTCTTCCACGACGACCAACACGGGACGGCGGTCGTCATGCTGGCCGGCCTGATGAACGCGGCGAAGCTCGTCGGGAAGAAGCTTCAGGACCTCAAGGTCGTGATCGTCGGCATCGGCGCTGCGGGCGTGGCCTGCACGAAAATGCTCTTGTCCGCCGGTGTGAAAAACATCATCGGCGTCACGCTGGAGGGCATCCTGCACCGCGGCAAGCAGTACGACAACGAGATCTGGAATTGGTACAAGGAGCACACGAATCCGGACAACATCACGGGCACGCTGGACGACGCCATCGTGGGCGCGGACGTGTTCATCGGCGTGTCGGGACCTGGCGTGCTGACGGTCGATCACATCAAGAAGATGGCGCCCGATCCGATTGTCTTCGCGATGGCCAACCCGACGCCGGAGATCGAGCCGGAACTGGCGGCTCCCCATGTGCGCGTGCTCGCCACCGGTCGATCCGACTACCCGAACCAGATCAACAACCTCCTCTGTTTCCCGGGCATGTTCAAGGGGGCGCTGGCGGCGCGCGCGTCGACCATCAACGAGGAGATGAAGCTCGCGGCTGCGCAGGCCATTGCTTCCATCATCCGTGAGAACGAGTTGCGCGAGGACTACATTATTCCGTCTGTCTTTAACCAAGCGGTTGTTCAGCGAGTCGCGGACGCGGTCGCCGATGCCGCCCGCCGAACGGGCGTGGCGCGCCGCGAAGTGATGCCGAAGGACAACTATTGA
- the mqo gene encoding malate dehydrogenase (quinone) has product MDGKTRSDVALIGGGIMSATLGTLFRQLAPDWTITVFERLDEVAVESSNEWNNAGTGHSALCELNYTVEQPDGSIDISKAIQVNEQFLVSRQFWSFLVRQGIIEHPRDFIVPVPHMSFVQGETNVAFLKKRHQLLSQHPLFQGMEYSEDPERLREWIPLMMKDRKLDRPIAATWIASGTDVNFGALTRMLFQYLEREGVDVQCGKEVQDLKRTRDGMWQLRVRDVKTGATYEHVSKFVFVGAGGWSLLLLQKSGIDEGKGIGGFPVSGLFMVCENPEIVRQHRAKVYGKAPVGAPPMSVPHLDSRVIGGREYVLFGPFAGFSPRFLKTGSMLDLLKSVKLHNLSTLLAAGAKNASLTLYLIRQLMLTKKQRMDELREFVPTARDEDWRLVVAGQRVQVIKRRPRGELQFGTEVVSARDGSIAALLGASPGASVVVSIMLEVIRKCFPDRLPEWENKIREMIPSYGVTLRHRPDLMRSIQAETAEVLGLHRMEARTDA; this is encoded by the coding sequence ATGGACGGAAAGACGAGATCGGATGTCGCCCTGATTGGCGGCGGCATCATGAGTGCCACGCTGGGGACCTTGTTTCGGCAGCTTGCGCCCGATTGGACCATCACCGTGTTCGAACGCCTCGACGAGGTCGCGGTGGAGAGTTCGAACGAGTGGAACAACGCGGGCACGGGGCACTCTGCGCTCTGCGAGCTGAACTACACGGTCGAACAGCCAGACGGAAGCATCGACATCTCCAAGGCCATTCAGGTGAACGAGCAGTTCCTGGTCTCTCGCCAATTTTGGTCGTTCCTCGTGCGACAGGGCATCATCGAACATCCGAGAGATTTTATCGTGCCTGTGCCGCACATGAGCTTCGTGCAGGGCGAGACGAACGTGGCGTTTTTGAAGAAACGGCACCAGTTGTTGTCCCAGCACCCGCTTTTCCAAGGGATGGAATACTCCGAGGATCCCGAGCGGCTCCGGGAATGGATTCCGCTGATGATGAAGGATCGCAAGCTGGATCGCCCGATTGCCGCTACGTGGATCGCGTCCGGCACGGACGTGAACTTCGGCGCGCTCACCCGGATGCTGTTCCAATACCTGGAGCGCGAAGGCGTGGACGTTCAGTGCGGCAAAGAGGTCCAGGACTTGAAGCGTACGCGCGACGGCATGTGGCAGCTCCGCGTGCGCGATGTGAAGACGGGCGCCACCTATGAGCATGTGTCGAAGTTCGTCTTCGTCGGGGCCGGGGGATGGAGTCTACTGCTTCTGCAGAAATCCGGCATTGACGAGGGGAAGGGCATCGGTGGCTTCCCGGTGAGCGGTCTTTTCATGGTCTGCGAGAATCCCGAGATTGTCCGCCAGCACCGCGCCAAGGTGTATGGCAAGGCCCCCGTGGGTGCGCCTCCCATGTCCGTGCCGCACCTGGATTCTCGCGTCATCGGCGGCCGAGAGTATGTCCTGTTCGGGCCGTTCGCCGGGTTTTCACCGCGCTTTTTGAAGACGGGCTCCATGCTCGACCTACTGAAGTCGGTCAAGCTTCACAACCTGTCGACCCTGCTCGCCGCGGGCGCCAAGAACGCCTCGCTGACGCTGTATCTCATCCGACAGCTCATGCTGACGAAAAAGCAGCGCATGGACGAGCTGCGCGAGTTCGTGCCCACGGCACGTGATGAGGATTGGCGCCTCGTTGTCGCGGGCCAACGCGTCCAGGTCATCAAGCGGCGCCCGCGAGGCGAGCTGCAGTTCGGCACCGAGGTGGTGAGCGCCAGGGACGGATCCATCGCTGCGCTGCTCGGCGCATCGCCGGGCGCGTCGGTCGTGGTGTCCATCATGCTCGAGGTCATCCGCAAATGTTTCCCGGACCGGCTGCCCGAGTGGGAGAACAAGATCCGCGAGATGATCCCGTCGTACGGCGTCACGCTGCGCCACAGACCCGATCTGATGCGTTCCATCCAGGCCGAGACGGCCGAGGTGCTGGGGCTGCATCGGATGGAGGCCCGAACGGACGCGTGA